One region of Manis pentadactyla isolate mManPen7 chromosome 9, mManPen7.hap1, whole genome shotgun sequence genomic DNA includes:
- the GRK2 gene encoding beta-adrenergic receptor kinase 1 isoform X1, producing the protein MADLEAVLADVSYLMAMEKSKATPAARASKKILLPEPSIRSVMQKYLEDRGEVTFEKIFSQKLGYLLFRDFCLKHLEEAKPLVEFYEEIKKYEKLETEGERLARSRDVFDTYIMKELLACSHPFSKSAIEHVQGHLVKKQVPPDLFQPYIEEICQNLRGDVFQKFIESDKFTRFCQWKNVELNIHLTMNDFSVHRIIGRGGFGEVYGCRKADTGKMYAMKCLDKKRIKMKQGETLALNERIMLSLVSTGDCPFIVCMSYAFHTPDKLSFILDLMNGGDLHYHLSQHGVFSEADMRFYAAEIILGLEHMHNRFVVYRDLKPANILLDEHGHVRISDLGLACDFSKKKPHASVGTHGYMAPEVLQKGVAYDSSADWFSLGCMLFKLLRGHSPFRQHKTKDKHEIDRMTLTMAVELPDSFSPDLRSLLEGLLQRDVNRRLGCLGRGAQEVKESPFFRSLDWQMVFLQKYPPPLIPPRGEVNAADAFDIGSFDEEDTKGIKLLDSDQELYRNFPLTISERWQQEVAETVFDTINAETDRLETRKKTKNKQLGHEEDYALGKDCIMHGYMAKMGNPFLTQWQRRYFYLFPNRLEWRGEGEAPQSLLTMEEIQSVEETQIKERKCLLLKIRGGKQFVLQCDSDPELVQWKKELREAYREAQQLVQRVPKMKNKPRSPVVELSKVPLIQRGSANGL; encoded by the exons ATGGCGGACCTGGAGGCGGTGCTGGCCGACGTGAGCTACCTGATGGCCATGGAGAAGAGCAAGGCCACGCCGGCCGCGCGCGCCAGCAAGAAGATCCTGCTGCCCGAGCCCAG CATCCGCAGCGTCATGCAGAAGTACTTGGAAGACCGGGGCGAGGTGACCTTTGAGAAGATCTTCTCCCAGAAGCTGG GGTACCTGCTCTTCCGGGACTTCTGCCTGAAGCACCTGGAGGAGGCCAAGCCCCTGGTGGAGTTCTACGAGGAG ATTAAGAAATACGAGAAGCTGGAGACAGAGGGGGAGCGCCTGGCGCGCAGCCGGGACGTCTTCGACACCTACATCATGAAGGAGCTGCTGGCCTGCTCGCAT CCCTTCTCAAAAAGTGCCATTGAGCATGTCCAGGGCCACCTGGTGAAGAAGCAGGTGCCTCCGGATCTCTTCCAG CCATACATCGAAGAGATTTGTCAGAACCTCCGAGGGGATGTGTTCCAGAAATTCATCGAGAG TGACAAGTTCACACGATTTTGCCAGTGGAAGAACGTGGAGCTCAACATCCAC CTGACCATGAACGACTTCAGTGTGCACCGCATCATTGGGCGAGGGGGCTTCGGAGAGGTCTACGGGTGCCGGAAGGCCGACACGGGAAAGAT GTATGCCATGAAGTGTCTGGACAAGAAGCGCATCAAGATGAAGCAGGGGGAGACCCTGGCCCTGAACGAGCGCATCATGCTCTCCCTCGTCAGCACCGGG GACTGCCCATTCATCGTCTGCATGTCATACGCGTTTCACACTCCGGACAAGCTCAGCTTCATCCTTGATCTCATGAACG GCGGGGACCTGCACTACCACCTGTCCCAGCACGGGGTCTTCTCCGAGGCCGACATGCGCTTCTACGCAGCCGAGATCATCCTGGGCCTGGAACACATGCACAACCGTTTTGTCGTCTACCGGGACCTGAAG CCCGCCAATATCCTGTTGGACGAGCATGGCCACGTGCGCATCTCTGACCTGGGCCTGGCCTGCGACTTCTCCAAGAAGAAGCCCCACGCCAGTGT GGGCACCCACGGGTACATGGCCCCCGAGGTTCTGCAGAAGGGTGTGGCCTACGACAGCAGTGCCGACTGGTTCTCCCTGGGCTGCATGCTCTTCAAATTGCTGAGGGG GCATAGCCCCTTCCGGCAGCACAAGACCAAAGATAAGCATGAGATTGATCGCATGACACTGACCATG GCCGTGGAGCTGCCCGACTCCTTCTCTCCCGACCTCCGCTCCCTGTTGGAGGGGCTGCTGCAGAGGGATGTCAACCGGAGACTGGGCTGCCTGGGCCGAGG GGCCCAGGAGGTGAAGGAAAGCCCCTTTTTCCGCTCCCTGGACTGGCAGATGGTCTTCTTGCAGAAG TACCCTCCCCCACTGATCCCCCCGCGAGGGGAGGTGAATGCGGCCGACGCCTTCGACATTGGGTCCTTTGATGAGGAGGACACAAAAGGAATCAAG TTACTGGACAGCGACCAGGAGCTCTACCGAAACTTTCCCCTCACCATCTCGGAGCGGTGGCAGCAGGAGGTGGCAGAGACGGTCTTCGACACGATCAATGCTGAGACGGACCGGCTGGAGACCCGCAAGAAAACCAAAAACAAGCAGCTGGGCCACGAGGAAG ACTATGCCCTGGGCAAGGACTGCATCATGCACGGCTACATGGCCAAGATGGGCAACCCCTTCCTGACCCAGTGGCAACGGCGGTACTTCTACCTGTTCCCCAACCGGCTCGAGTGGCGGGGCGAGGGCGAGGCCCCG CAGAGCCTGCTGACCATGGAGGAGATCCAGTCGGTGGAGGAGACGCAGATCAAGGAGCGCAAGTGCCTCCTTCTCAAGATCCGAGGTGGTAAACAGTTCGTCCTGCAGTGCGAC AGTGACCCCGAGCTGGTGCAGTGGAAGAAGGAGCTGCGTGAGGCCTACCGCGAGGCGCAGCAGCTGGTGCAGCGGGTGCCCAAGATGAAGAACAAGCCGCGCTCTCCCGTGGTGGAGCTGAGCAAGGTGCCGCTGATCCAGCGTGGCAGCGCCAACGGCCTCTGA
- the GRK2 gene encoding beta-adrenergic receptor kinase 1 isoform X2, producing the protein MADLEAVLADVSYLMAMEKSKATPAARASKKILLPEPSIRSVMQKYLEDRGEVTFEKIFSQKLGYLLFRDFCLKHLEEAKPLVEFYEEIKKYEKLETEGERLARSRDVFDTYIMKELLACSHPFSKSAIEHVQGHLVKKQVPPDLFQPYIEEICQNLRGDVFQKFIESDKFTRFCQWKNVELNIHLTMNDFSVHRIIGRGGFGEVYGCRKADTGKMYAMKCLDKKRIKMKQGETLALNERIMLSLVSTGDCPFIVCMSYAFHTPDKLSFILDLMNGGDLHYHLSQHGVFSEADMRFYAAEIILGLEHMHNRFVVYRDLKPANILLDEHGHVRISDLGLACDFSKKKPHASVGTHGYMAPEVLQKGVAYDSSADWFSLGCMLFKLLRGHSPFRQHKTKDKHEIDRMTLTMAVELPDSFSPDLRSLLEGLLQRDVNRRLGCLGRGAQEVKESPFFRSLDWQMVFLQKYPPPLIPPRGEVNAADAFDIGSFDEEDTKGIKLLDSDQELYRNFPLTISERWQQEVAETVFDTINAETDRLETRKKTKNKQLGHEEDYALGKDCIMHGYMAKMGNPFLTQWQRRYFYLFPNRLEWRGEGEAPSLLTMEEIQSVEETQIKERKCLLLKIRGGKQFVLQCDSDPELVQWKKELREAYREAQQLVQRVPKMKNKPRSPVVELSKVPLIQRGSANGL; encoded by the exons ATGGCGGACCTGGAGGCGGTGCTGGCCGACGTGAGCTACCTGATGGCCATGGAGAAGAGCAAGGCCACGCCGGCCGCGCGCGCCAGCAAGAAGATCCTGCTGCCCGAGCCCAG CATCCGCAGCGTCATGCAGAAGTACTTGGAAGACCGGGGCGAGGTGACCTTTGAGAAGATCTTCTCCCAGAAGCTGG GGTACCTGCTCTTCCGGGACTTCTGCCTGAAGCACCTGGAGGAGGCCAAGCCCCTGGTGGAGTTCTACGAGGAG ATTAAGAAATACGAGAAGCTGGAGACAGAGGGGGAGCGCCTGGCGCGCAGCCGGGACGTCTTCGACACCTACATCATGAAGGAGCTGCTGGCCTGCTCGCAT CCCTTCTCAAAAAGTGCCATTGAGCATGTCCAGGGCCACCTGGTGAAGAAGCAGGTGCCTCCGGATCTCTTCCAG CCATACATCGAAGAGATTTGTCAGAACCTCCGAGGGGATGTGTTCCAGAAATTCATCGAGAG TGACAAGTTCACACGATTTTGCCAGTGGAAGAACGTGGAGCTCAACATCCAC CTGACCATGAACGACTTCAGTGTGCACCGCATCATTGGGCGAGGGGGCTTCGGAGAGGTCTACGGGTGCCGGAAGGCCGACACGGGAAAGAT GTATGCCATGAAGTGTCTGGACAAGAAGCGCATCAAGATGAAGCAGGGGGAGACCCTGGCCCTGAACGAGCGCATCATGCTCTCCCTCGTCAGCACCGGG GACTGCCCATTCATCGTCTGCATGTCATACGCGTTTCACACTCCGGACAAGCTCAGCTTCATCCTTGATCTCATGAACG GCGGGGACCTGCACTACCACCTGTCCCAGCACGGGGTCTTCTCCGAGGCCGACATGCGCTTCTACGCAGCCGAGATCATCCTGGGCCTGGAACACATGCACAACCGTTTTGTCGTCTACCGGGACCTGAAG CCCGCCAATATCCTGTTGGACGAGCATGGCCACGTGCGCATCTCTGACCTGGGCCTGGCCTGCGACTTCTCCAAGAAGAAGCCCCACGCCAGTGT GGGCACCCACGGGTACATGGCCCCCGAGGTTCTGCAGAAGGGTGTGGCCTACGACAGCAGTGCCGACTGGTTCTCCCTGGGCTGCATGCTCTTCAAATTGCTGAGGGG GCATAGCCCCTTCCGGCAGCACAAGACCAAAGATAAGCATGAGATTGATCGCATGACACTGACCATG GCCGTGGAGCTGCCCGACTCCTTCTCTCCCGACCTCCGCTCCCTGTTGGAGGGGCTGCTGCAGAGGGATGTCAACCGGAGACTGGGCTGCCTGGGCCGAGG GGCCCAGGAGGTGAAGGAAAGCCCCTTTTTCCGCTCCCTGGACTGGCAGATGGTCTTCTTGCAGAAG TACCCTCCCCCACTGATCCCCCCGCGAGGGGAGGTGAATGCGGCCGACGCCTTCGACATTGGGTCCTTTGATGAGGAGGACACAAAAGGAATCAAG TTACTGGACAGCGACCAGGAGCTCTACCGAAACTTTCCCCTCACCATCTCGGAGCGGTGGCAGCAGGAGGTGGCAGAGACGGTCTTCGACACGATCAATGCTGAGACGGACCGGCTGGAGACCCGCAAGAAAACCAAAAACAAGCAGCTGGGCCACGAGGAAG ACTATGCCCTGGGCAAGGACTGCATCATGCACGGCTACATGGCCAAGATGGGCAACCCCTTCCTGACCCAGTGGCAACGGCGGTACTTCTACCTGTTCCCCAACCGGCTCGAGTGGCGGGGCGAGGGCGAGGCCCCG AGCCTGCTGACCATGGAGGAGATCCAGTCGGTGGAGGAGACGCAGATCAAGGAGCGCAAGTGCCTCCTTCTCAAGATCCGAGGTGGTAAACAGTTCGTCCTGCAGTGCGAC AGTGACCCCGAGCTGGTGCAGTGGAAGAAGGAGCTGCGTGAGGCCTACCGCGAGGCGCAGCAGCTGGTGCAGCGGGTGCCCAAGATGAAGAACAAGCCGCGCTCTCCCGTGGTGGAGCTGAGCAAGGTGCCGCTGATCCAGCGTGGCAGCGCCAACGGCCTCTGA